Proteins from a genomic interval of Papaver somniferum cultivar HN1 chromosome 4, ASM357369v1, whole genome shotgun sequence:
- the LOC113271573 gene encoding V-type proton ATPase subunit C-like: protein MATRYWVVSLPVQSSSSTLWSRLQESISKNSFDTPLYRFNTPDLRVGTLDSLLSLSDDLTKSNNFVEGVSHKIRRQIEELERVSGVESSGLTVDGVPVDSYLTRFAWDEAKYPTMSPLREIVDGIHVQVAKIEDDLKVRVAEYSNVRSQLNVINRKQSGSLAVRDLSNLVKPEDIVISEHLVTLLAVVPKYSQKEWEANYETMTTYVVPRSSKKLHEDNEYALFTVTLFARVADNFKTSAREKGFQIRDFEYSPEAQESRKSELERLVQDQESLRSSLLQWCYTSYGEVFSSWMHFCAVRTFAESILRYGLPPNFLAAVLAPSMKSEKKVRSILEGLCDSRNSGYWKSEDESGGMAGLGGDADTHPYVSFTINFI, encoded by the exons ATGGCGACGAGATATTGGGTAGTATCTCTTCCCGTtcaatcatcatcttcaacactATGGAGTCGTCTACAAGAATCGATCTCTAAAAATTCATTCGATACTCCTCTGTATAGG TTTAATACACCTGATCTACGTGTTGGAACTCTTGATTCTCTTCTTTCTCTGAGTGATGATCTTACTAAG TCAAATAATTTTGTGGAAGGAGTTTCACATAAAATAAGAAGACAGATCGAGGAACTAGAAAGAGTTTCTGGTGTTGAAAGTAGTGGATTGACTGTCGATGGAGTTCCAGTTGATTCTTATCTTACTAG ATTTGCTTGGGATGAAGCTAAGTATCCTACAATGTCACCTTTGAGGGAGATTGTTGACGGTATTCATGTTCAAGTTGCCAAGATCGAGGATGATCTTAAG GTGCGTGTTGCCGAGTACAGCAATGTGCGCAGTCAACTTAATGTGATTAACAGAAAGCAAAGTGGAAG TTTAGCTGTGCGTGATCTTTCCAATTTGGTGAAACCAGAGGACATTGTCATATCAGAACATTTAGTCACACTCCTTGCAGTGGTTCCCAAGTACTCTCAAAAGGAATGGGAGGCAAATTATGAAACTATGACTACCTATGTG GTTCCAAGGTCCTCCAAGAAGTTGCACGAGGACAATGAATATGCTCTTTTCACTGTAACACTCTTTGCTCGTGTGGCTGATAACTTCAAAACAAGTGCACGCGAGAAAGGTTTTCAA ATTCGTGATTTCGAATATAGTCCAGAAGCTCAAGAGAGTCGGAAAAGTGAATTAGAAAGATTGGTTCAAGATCAGGAAAGCTTGAGAAGCTCACTTTTACAATGGTGTTACACTAGTTATGGAGAG GTTTTTAGCTCCTGGATGCACTTCTGTGCTGTCCGTACCTTCGCTGAAAGCATTCTAAGATATGGATTACCACCTAATTTCTTG GCAGCAGTATTGGCCCCATCAATGAAAAGTGAGAAGAAAGTACGGTCTATCCTTGAAGGGTTGTGTGACAGCCGAAACAG TGGCTACTGGAAATCTGAAGATGAATCCGGGGGGATGGCTGGTCTAGGAGGAGATGCAGATACTCATCCGTACGTGTCCTTCACAATCAATTTCATTTAA